The following is a genomic window from Rhododendron vialii isolate Sample 1 chromosome 9a, ASM3025357v1.
tgaattggtTACTTGGGAGTTTAACTTGATTCGCCATAATATTGATGTAATGCATAATGAGAAGAATGTTTGTGATAATATATTGTGGACAATATTGGACGTGGATGGAAAGGGAAAGGACCATTTAAATGCTCGACGTGACATGGTAGACATTGGTATGCGAAAGGCACTTCACCCTATAATTGCTGGTAATAATAAGTTTTATCTGCCACATGCATGCTTTGCCATGGATAGTAGAGAGAAAACTTTGTTCTTAACGATGTTGAAGAACCTCAAAGTGCCAGATGGTTATGCATCCAATATTTCACGTTGTGTCAATCTCAAAAAAGGCACCCTCTTCGGGTTGAAAAGTCATGATAGTCATATACTAATGCAACAACTACTTCCGGTGGCAGTGAGAAATCTTTTGCCTAAACATGTGGCAAAACCTCTgattgatttgagcaatttctATAGCCGAATTTGCTCAAAAACACTAGAAGTGGAGGAACTTGATAGTCTACAATCCCAAATTGCACTTACACTTTGCCAACTTGAGAGAATTTTCCCTCCATCCTTTTTTGACATTATGGAGCACTTACCCATTCATTTGGTTGAGGAGGCCAAGATTGCGGGCCCAGTGCAGTGCCGGTGGATGTACTTTGTAGAGAGGTTCTatcctaaacttttttttttttttttgtctttcatgtCATATCAATGCTTTATCTTGAATGATTTTGTCTATTTACTTGTAGGTATCTTAGGACACTTAAGTCCTATGTGCGTAGTAAAAGCAATCCAGAAGGTTCTATTGCTCAAGGATACTTGGTCGAAGAATGTATGACATTTTGCGCGAGGTACTTGCATGGTGTTGAGTCAAAGTTGCATCGACCATTAAGGAATTATGATGTGAGTGATAACCCGGAGGTCTTAATGGGTCGTGGtttaggaaaaggaaaaggatttgtGCTGAATACCACAACACGAGTACAAGCTCATCGATATGTGTTGTCTAACTGTCTAGGGAACATCGTAAATTAATTAGAAGGACACATCGTCGTCCCAAAGATTATGATGTTGATCGCTACCATAACGAGGAATTTCCCAAATGGTTCAAATCTCATGTATGTTACACGTATTTTAGGATTCTTTGgaatttccaaaatgatttaGCTAACGTTAAAATTTGTTACTCTTTTAACAAACAAGTTGAACAATTGGTCATTGCTGGTATAGAGTTATCAGACGAGATTAAAACTTTGGCTATGGGACCTAGTGATAAGGCCAATAGATATAGCGGGTACCTAATTAATGGCGTCAAGTATCATACACAGAGTCGCGAGCTtagaagaaaaactcaaaatagtGGGATTATGGTGAAAGCAAATACATGTAGCTATGCAAGTGCTAAGGACATGAATCCTGTGGAGGGTGAGGTGACGTACTACGGATACGTGATGGATATTGTTGAATTGTACTATTCATATGATCGTAGGTATGTGTTATTCAAGTGCAATTGGATTGATAATAACAAGGGACTCAAGCATGATGATTTTGGCTTCACACTTGTTAATTTCAAGCATCTATTATATACGAAGAATCAAGAGCAGGATGAACCATTTGTCTTAGCATCTCAGGCACAACAAATCTTCTATATTCAAGATCTCGTCGATGATGACTGGAATGTGGTAGTCAAGATGAAACCTAGGGACTTGTACGAGGTGTGTGGCGAACAACCTGTTGGTGAAGCAACTATGGAGGGGTTTGTCCACGAAGATATACATGCAAGGCTATTCTTTTCTGAGGGAGACGTGAACTGGGTTAGGCAAGGGTTGAATGGAGTAATTGTTGATGAAGCAACTATGGATGCTGAATTAGATGCTGATATGGAGTCCTAGTTCTGGATGGAAGTTGCATAtttatgtttatttatttatattatagTTATCATCTAGTGAAAAATGATCATGAGTATGATAGGAACAAAGCCTTGTTACCATATTTATGTTAATTTTACACTTGAATATGCATGTTGATTTTTGTCGTCCAGGGTATTATGTCAAAACGAATCTCACAGACTCGATGCTCTGCCTCTGAAAGTTCTTCTAGTGAGAATGAGCAGTCAGGTTCAGAAAGTTCTTCTAGTGAGACTGAGCAGTCAGGTTCTGAAAGTTCTTCAAGTTTGGATGATAGTCCTTATAACATACCTGATCCACCAGCAACATGGTACCCCCTTGGAAGTCTTCCTGCTACGAGACCCGATCATAGCTCGGCTTCAAATGGTAAGTCAAAATTTTAACATCTTTTTCATTTGTGGTGAAaataagctagctagctagtccCCTTATTTCAGTAGACTTCTTTGTGTAATCTGTATGTGTAATATGTGGCATCTTTTCCTTATTTGATGAGCATAGCTTCTACTTCATCCCAATCCACACAAAGGCAAACAAGAGGCCCAACATGGATGCATGGTGATTGGAATCCTAGTGGTGGAAAGTTACATATAGTTCCCAATGAGTTAAACCAAACAGTTGAAGGACATACACCTCTTGCTTCCTATTTGGGTGTTTTAGCTCGCGATGGAAGTCTTTTACCACTCACTTATAAAAGTTGGCATTATGttccaaaagaaaacaaagagcGAATTTGGAGGGAGATAAAGGTAACACAAATGAGATTTTTGTCTGCACAAAttagctttttgtttttgttcaactCAGATGAATGTTGAAGACAACTTGGTTGTTATCTTACCCCATGATGCAGGCAAATACCGATGCAGATGATTCTATGAAGCAAATGTTAATGTCTTCGACGGggaagaaatggagagagtGGAAATGTACAGTAAAAAAGTCACACTATAGAGCCTTTACTAATGATGCAGAGAGGTTAGCTCATCGACCTGAAAGGGTACATGAGCATCAGTGGCGAGCCTTGGTCCACTACTGGGGCACTCGGAAAGCACGAAAGAAAGCCAAGAAGAATAAACGAATTCGGAAGAAAAAGACACTGCATCACAGAACAGGGAGAAAGCCATTTGCTGTTGTTCGACTAGAGGTATcaataactttttcttttattgcaaAACACAAATATTATATACTATATTTACTAACTAATTACTGCATACCTAATTGCAGGAGACAAATAGGAACAAAGGGGTTCCCGCAAGTCGCATGCAGGTGTGGAAGGCTGCGTACTTGAAAGAGGGCTCGGTGGCAAGTGATGCGGTTAATGAGGTCATGGTATGTATTAGTGTCATTTTCATTCTGCATCTGAATCTGCAATAATGCATACTAATAATTGAAAGTTCATACTTCATACATGTGATTAGCCTACTAGTAATTGAAAGTTCTTACTTAGATTATGTTGGCAGTTGGTGAATGCAAAAAATTGTTTCTTTTATGGAATTTTGTTAGTGATATGTTGGATTTGAATTGAATGTTTTGGAGCATTTGGCAAGCTATACAAATTGGTTGGTTCTTGATGAAAGTGACAAGCAgggtattcttttttttttttttttgaacaggcAGAGTATTCTGTTAGTCATATTATATGTGTTTATCCTTTTATTTTATGTGGTGTTCGTAGACGCAAATGATGGAGCTCTCGACGCAAATGGAGGGATCTTCTACTGAATCCACATGCATAGATGAGGATATCTTTGTAAAAGTTATGGGCCCTGAGCAACCTGGTCGTGTTCGAACATTTGGATTAGGCCCTTCTATCAAAGATGTCTTTGGAGGTGGATACCGGCGATCACAAGAGCAAACCCATATATTTCAAGCACAAATGCAAGAGCAATTTCGATTGTACCGGGTCCAATTTGAGACACAAATGGCTGCTATGCGTACACAAATGGATGCTACTATTCAAGCGCAAGCTGCTACCATTCAAGCTCAGCAAACAAGGATGGAGTATTTGGAGTCTCAATTGGTGATCAGGGGAGGGGGAGGGCCTGCTGCACGTGAGGCTGCTTGGGGTCACCCCCCAATGTCACGACCGCAACAAAACTCGCACGAGTTTACCTCCTCGTCGAGTCACCAAAAGGTGAGTGAACAATTATGAGCAACATGtactttctgttttttgtttcttcttttttttttttttttcttcttttgtcaaGCTATATCCCGTTTAAGAAGATTAATAACCTTAGAGTAAAATTGCATGCATGTATCACATTAGCTGAGGTTATTTAAGCAGGAGCCGtggttctttcttcctttcttttttttttttttccagctagCCGTGGTTATGATGAAAGGATCTGGAAATGATTATGTTCATATAGCATTATCCAAATGCCTGTAAAAAGCTAGCAGACTATTAGATATCCAAAAGTCTGTATGCATGAATGAACATAAAAGCTGCCTAAACTGACAATTCTTGTTTGTGTGTAGGTCGCCCAATCAAAGACAAAGAACAAGAGCAAGAGCAAAAGGAGGCCTCATATATAAACTgcctcttgttttttttggttttgtttgtgtcTCGTTTCTTTTGTGTCCtgtttggagggctaagagattTGGATTTTGCTGCTGATGCAATTTGTGTTGCTGTATTATTATTCTATGAGGTAGAATGTTGTTGATATGTTTTGATGGATTGATGGCTAAAAGATTATGAGGATGGATGGATTGGTTGCAATTACACGGATGATTTCGGGTAGCAGTTGATATTTATGGCCTCTAGATGTTAGTTGTGGAAGTTGAAgtttggttttcaaatttttttttggttcaaacatTTGAAAATGGGAATTTGCTGGGCTAAATAATGGATTTTGGGCCTAGATTTTAAAATGGAAATTTGTTGGGCTAAATAAGGGAGTTCTAATTTGCTGGGCTAAATAATGGATTTTGGGTCCAAATTTTGTGGGCTTTTTAAAAACTTGATTCCGGCGTTTTTGACAAAAACATTGGCGTACTACGTCATAATGATGTCACTGTAACGGACGGACGCCGAATGTTAACGGCTGAACCTTTTAGACGGCGTTTTTAAAAACGCCGGCAGAACTTCTACCCCGGCGTTCTTAAGCGCTGGAAATATAAGCCGACGGCCACGTCCCCGACGTTTGGTATAAAACGCCGGTTAATATTTGGCGGCGTTTAACGGGTCTTTAACGGCGTTATTCAAGCGCCGGCAAATGTATTATTCCTTGTAGTGATAGCAGGGTTCGATTTTCCCTGGTgacaaaccatgatttaagtggggggCCATGGCGGTGGGTTACTGTGCTAGTCTCTCCCAAGGTTTGGATTGTGCAGTCAGGTTCAATAGTGGCTTGACTACAAGGTTGTTCTTTGGTTATAAAAATACAAGGTTGTTCTTtggttataaaaataaaaaaaaacaattctcataattaagttGGCAAGTTGGCCAGTCTGGTTACTGACGTTCTTAAAAGTTGGCCAGTCTGGTTGGCACGTGAGAGGCCCACATAACCCGCCCACTACCAAAATCTCAGATAATGATTACTATACAGATTTTCTGTGGGACTCCTTGCTGATTTCACTTGAATGATTCGAGGCATTcgttaaatgtaaaatatttttactaaggttttgtttttttgcacttaacttatttttcatcttcatttcaaattttatctcaTTTTGAGTCCAACAATTGTATACTTCAATGTCAACTTCAATTATTTCTCTAGTTTTATATAgtattcaaaaagtaattttgaaagAACCTCTATTTTCTTTCATAAGAGCAAGTGCATCAATTGAGGTAAAAAGGCTTTTGAGctattttggagagaaagaacACAAAAAGGTAGACTGCATCAGCTGATGTGAAAGGGGAGGTAAATAAGGATTTATGAATAGTAGTTCGGTACTTTTAACTCACCACTGTTCAAAAGCCAGCCAATaatttattgtttctttctctcactcctccctcctccctctctgttcttgatttgtggggtttttagtttaaaaaataaaggataaaaaaaaagagtgaaaatgtatattttaataggtgttaggtaaaatagataacgttggtgtagttgtgaaagaaaaagttgatagaTAAATTAAAATTGTGAACTATTCACAATGTAGTTTAGCTATCTATTGGTGTACATGCTTTAATTCTCCAAATATAGAGAATGGAAATCAATCCTCCAAATTAGACGGTCCCCAATAAAAATAGAGATGTCTACCTAATAAGTTCAGGACTTATCAAAATTTGCCACAAAATTAAAATGGGTTGGCCCATGTTGACATACTCGGGAATTTCAACAGAAATTAGCTAGTATCGGAACACCTTGGTATACCTCGAGTACTGTACAATCGGTCCCGCTATTGGGTGAATAGTTGCACTGGTTGATGCGAGTACTGTAGAATCGGTCCGCTATTGGGTGAATAGTTGCACTGGTTGATGTTCATGAATTTGCATTTTCCAAAACTCcttatattttttgacttttaagaGACTAACAATTAGGGAATTGTACTCTCTCCTCAGAGAAGTCAGAGACAGAGGGGCAGCCCACGTCGTACGAGTAGAAAAttgtactcccttcgtcccaaattggatgtcaattttctgatatctgtgtcaatttcaattacttatatctttcaatatggatctcaaaatatatgcaatatgaatcttgtttgatagttcttgattagttctattatacaaaggtttcaaactcatgaaaaatattatagattgaaagatataagcgatgaaaaatgacacgagcttcaaaaattgtcatccattttcggacagagggagtaaccGACAGCATTGCCCTAAAATAATGTATTGACCTTTTTCACTTTAAAATTGAcattgaaaagttaaaaaaaaaaaaaattacatgttcATAACTTCTAAGAGCAACTTTATCAGTTGAGGTAAAATAGCTACACTAGATTAGGTAAAGGCTTAGCTAAAACCTACCTATGAACAGTGCTTAGGTAAATATACCTAAGCACTATTCATCATGTATGTAgtattttattaattgttttctctctctccccctctctctcttcccagaaaataaaagttagaatattttaatagagaacaggttaaatagatagtattggtgtagtgttgagAGAAATATgagtagataaaataaaaaaaatgcactgtttactactccatccgtccttaaataagtgtccgacgcGCAAACCTAGGCcgttaaaaatatgcatttgtttcgttaaaaaaatcaaaaaaattttacaAATCTATAGATGGCAATGGGTTCTACTAGATTGTGGAAAGAAATagattttttaacaaaaaaacatgcatctttTGTAGGACCTAGGTTTGCGCgctgaacacttatttaggaacggagggagtatcatttttaCATAAgaactgataaacttgctctaacaCGGTAACACTTGAA
Proteins encoded in this region:
- the LOC131300883 gene encoding uncharacterized protein LOC131300883; translation: MGPSDKANRYSGYLINGVKYHTQSRELRRKTQNSGIMVKANTCSYASAKDMNPVEGEVTYYGYVMDIVELYYSYDRRYVLFKCNWIDNNKGLKHDDFGFTLVNFKHLLYTKNQEQDEPFVLASQAQQIFYIQDLVDDDWNVVVKMKPRDLYEVCGEQPVGEATMEGFVHEDIHARLFFSEGDVNWVRQGLNGVIVDEATMDAELDADMES
- the LOC131300878 gene encoding uncharacterized protein LOC131300878; amino-acid sequence: MFQMRALFLWTMNDFPALAMLSGWSTKGALACPPCNVQTRHRYLRNSRKMCYMGHRRWLSMEHKFRKDAASFDGTIEYDSFPTRLSGTDVLKQLGSRFDNKLVENDVSQKSTKRRRTEKGDDKVADNWKKKSIFFELVTWEFNLIRHNIDVMHNEKNVCDNILWTILDVDGKGKDHLNARRDMVDIGMRKALHPIIAGNNKFYLPHACFAMDSREKTLFLTMLKNLKVPDGYASNISRCVNLKKGTLFGLKSHDSHILMQQLLPVAVRNLLPKHVAKPLIDLSNFYSRICSKTLEVEELDSLQSQIALTLCQLERIFPPSFFDIMEHLPIHLVEEAKIAGPVQCRWMYFVERYLRTLKSYVRSKSNPEGSIAQGYLVEECMTFCARYLHGVESKLHRPLRNYDGIMSKRISQTRCSASESSSSENEQSGSESSSSETEQSGSESSSSLDDSPYNIPDPPATWYPLGSLPATRPDHSSASNASTSSQSTQRQTRGPTWMHGDWNPSGGKLHIVPNELNQTVEGHTPLASYLGVLARDGSLLPLTYKSWHYVPKENKERIWREIKANTDADDSMKQMLMSSTGKKWREWKCTVKKSHYRAFTNDAERLAHRPERVHEHQWRALVHYWGTRKARKKAKKNKRIRKKKTLHHRTGRKPFAVVRLEETNRNKGVPASRMQVWKAAYLKEGSVASDAVNEVMTQMMELSTQMEGSSTESTCIDEDIFVKVMGPEQPGRVRTFGLGPSIKDVFGGGYRRSQEQTHIFQAQMQEQFRLYRVQFETQMAAMRTQMDATIQAQAATIQAQQTRMEYLESQLVIRGGGGPAAREAAWGHPPMSRPQQNSHEFTSSSSHQKVAQSKTKNKSKSKRRPHI